From a region of the Solanum stenotomum isolate F172 chromosome 2, ASM1918654v1, whole genome shotgun sequence genome:
- the LOC125856694 gene encoding probable methyltransferase PMT7 isoform X2: MGGGSWINMRAFNWNTGQTILIVLLVLVGSFYIGTLFGKNPSLYAPQQEQQHFEKQQQLSIASNYSSLEFTSGALNFKNKVSLSYRVIPLNIPEIGINVCPLKLNEYIPCHDLSYIKELMPKLDLSRKEELERHCPPSDRRLFCLVPPPTDYKIPIRWPISRDYVWRSNVNHTRLAEVKGGQNWVHEKDQLWWFPGGGTHFKHGASEYIERLGNMTTNEKGDLRSVGIFQVLDVGCGVSSFSAYLLPLSIETMSFAPKDGHENQIQFALERGIGATISAIATKQLPYPSNSFEMVHCSRCRVDWHENDGILLKEVNRLLRSDGYFVYSAPPAYRKDKDFPQIWDKLVHLTSGMCWKLIAREVQTAIWIKQENNSCLQHNTEEKLVNICDSQDDFKPSWKTPLRNCITLSDTSSNTKKLPPRPQRLSEYSQSLRRLGIDREKFLADTIYWQDQVRHYWRLMDVNKKEIRNVMDMSASLGGFAVALSTWPVWVMNVVPVTMNNTLSAVYDRGLIGTFHDLCEPFSTYPRSYDLLYANNLLSHYKDRDEGCLLEDIMLEMDRILRPQGFIIIRNEESIISRIQHLAPKFLWDVQLHYLEDDRKKTGSALFCRKRFWAIA, from the exons ATGGGTGGTGGATCTTGGATAAATATGAGGGCATTTAATTGGAATACAGGGCAAACAATATTGATTGTCCTTTTGGTATTGGTGGGATCTTTTTATATTGGAACACTTTTTGGGAAAAACCCATCTTTATATGCACctcaacaagaacaacaacattTTGAAAAGCAACAACAATTATCTATTGCTTCCAATTACAGCTCTTTAGAATTTACCTCTG GTGctttgaattttaaaaacaagGTGTCTCTTTCATATCGGGTGATACCATTGAATATCCCTGAAATAGGAATAAATGTTTGTCCTTTGAAACTTAATGAGTATATCCCATGTCATGACTTGTCTTATATTAAAGAGCTAATGCCAAAACTAGATCTTTCAAGGAAAGAAGAGTTGGAGAGGCATTGTCCTCCATCTGATAGGCGCTTGTTTTGTTTGGTGCCACCTCCAACTGATTATAAGATACCTATAAGGTGGCCAATTAGTAGAGACTATGTGTGGCGGAGCAATGTGAACCATACACGTCTTGCAGAGGTAAAAGGTGGACAAAATTGGGTGCATGAGAAggatcaactttggtggtttcCAGGCGGTGGAACTCATTTCAAGCATGGGGCATCTGAGTATATTGAGAG GTTAGGAAATATGACAACTAATGAGAAAGGTGACTTACGATCTGTAGGGATATTTCAAGTGCTTGATGTTGGTTGTGGTGTTTCCAGTTTCTCTGCCTATCTTCTTCCTTTAAGTATAGAAACAATGTCCTTTGCTCCTAAAGATGGTCATGAGAACCAAATTCAGTTTGCTTTGGAACGAGGAATCGGTGCAACAATATCTGCTATAGCGACAAAGCAGCTGCCATATCCTAGCAACTCTTTTGAGATGGTGCATTGCTCCAGATGTCGAGTTGATTGGCATGAAAATG ATGGTATTCTACTCAAGGAAGTGAACCGTCTATTAAGATCAGATGGATACTTTGTCTATTCAGCTCCACCAGCTTATAGAAAGGATAAGGATTTTCCACAGATATGGGACAAATTAGTACATCTAACTTCTGGAATGTGCTGGAAACTCATTGCACGGGAAGTTCAAACAGCAATTTGGATTAAGCAAGAAAATAATTCATGTCTCCAGCATAATACAGAGGAGAAACTTGTAAACATCTGTGATTCTCAGGATGATTTTAAACCATCATGGAAAACACCTCTGAGGAACTGTATTACCCTAAGTGACACATCATCTAATACTAAGAAACTACCGCCTCGGCCACAACGTCTTTCAGAGTATTCACAAAGTCTTCGTCGGCTAG GTATTGATCGAGAAAAGTTCTTAGCGGATACAATCTATTGGCAAGATCAAGTTCGCCATTACTGGAGACTGATGGATGTAAACAAGAAAGAAATACGTAATGTAATGGACATGAGTGCTTCCCTTGGTGGATTTGCAGTCGCTCTTAGTACATGGCCGGTCTGGGTGATGAATGTAGTTCCTGTAACAATGAACAACACCCTTTCTGCCGTTTATGATAGGGGTCTTATAGGGACTTTTCATGACTT GTGTGAGCCATTCTCCACGTACCCACGCTCTTATGATTTGTTGTATGCCAACAATCTTCTCTCTCACTATAAAGACCGTGATGAAGGTTGTTTGCTTGAGGATATCATGCTGGAAATGGATCGTATCCTTCGACCTCAG GGATTTATCATTATCAGAAACGAAGAATCCATCATATCGCGAATACAACATCTTGCGCCAAAATTTCTTTGGGACGTCCAATTACATTATCTAGAAGATGATCGGAAAAAAACTGGGTCAGCTTTATTTTGCAGGAAAAGGTTTTGGGCCATTGCCTAA